In Mangifera indica cultivar Alphonso chromosome 1, CATAS_Mindica_2.1, whole genome shotgun sequence, a single genomic region encodes these proteins:
- the LOC123210743 gene encoding uncharacterized protein LOC123210743, protein MTKKRRSDATRLDEVDRTMYATFRSAANLLSQLYSQTMNHQRLSFHAGERHALEKLYQWILRRQEEGSRVTTVDIAAYLQNELEYGAEEPPMSPRLPIQHQHVPNTYIPYTPPAAGPEVRSGQPDHQVKNSVFSNALSSPVRRSLQHYYLTPGVDQMPSGNAPQNSDISNVYHQNRDANSPSSESMDMHPDSPGHEFP, encoded by the exons ATGACGAAGAAGAGGAGATCAGATGCCACACGCCTTGATGAAGTTGACCGCACGATGTACGCTACCTTCCGTAGCGCCGCCAACTTGCTCTCACAGCTATACTCGCAGACGATGAACCACCAGCGCCTTAGCTTTCATGCCGGAGAGCGTCATGCGCTG GAGAAACTTTATCAATGGATTTTGAGACGGCAAGAAGAAGGATCAAGAGTAACAACAGTAGATATAGCTGCTTATCTGCAG AATGAGCTTGAATATGGAGCAGAGGAGCCTCCTATGTCTCCCAGGTTGCCTATTCAGCACCAACATGTTCCCAATACTTATATTCCATACACGCCACCAGCAGCAGGGCCTGAAGTTCGTTCTGGACAACCAGATCATCAAGTGAAGAACTCAGTTTTCTCAAACGCTCTCTCCAGCCCTGTTCGCCGCAGCCTTCAACATTATTACTTGACGCCGGGAGTTGACCAAATGCCATCGGGAAATGCTCCTCAGAATAGTGACATCAGCAACGTCTATCATCAGAACAGGGATGCCAATTCTCCGAGTTCTGAATCCATGGACATGCATCCTGATAGTCCAGGCCATGAATTCCCttaa